From Flavobacterium alkalisoli, the proteins below share one genomic window:
- the metH gene encoding methionine synthase, producing the protein MEKSQFIENNQEFLSGSSAPPSGAGGARYLKLSGLEPLIVTPESNFINVGERTNVTGSRKFLRLIKEEKYEEALDVARAQVEGGAQIIDINMDEGMLDGVHAMTTFLNLIASEPDIARVPVMIDSSKWEIIEAGLKVTQGKSVVNSISLKEGEALFIEHAKKVKRYGAAVIVMAFDEVGQADTYQRRIDICKRSYDILVNQVNFPPEDIIFDPNIFPVATGMEEHRKNALDFFKAAQWIRQNLPYAHVSGGVSNVSFSFRGNDKVREAMHSAFLYHAIQHGMDMGIVNPEMLEVYDEIDKDLLEHVEDVLLDRRDDATERLLAFADNVKGDVKSVEKQLQEWRALPLQERITHALVKGVDEFIEADVEEARLSAVKPIEVIEINLMAGMNVVGDLFGSGKMFLPQVVKSARVMKKAVAYLLPYIEEGKGKGTSAGKVLMATVKGDVHDIGKNIVSVVLGCNNFEIIDLGVMVPPERIIETAIKEQVDIIGLSGLITPSLDEMVYLAKELDKLNISIPIMIGGATTSRAHTAVKIAPEYRETVVHVNDASRAVTVAGNLINTGTKTEYSKIIRKEYDKLREGYLNRSHDKDFLSIAGARANKLQLDWGNYIAHKPKAIGIHTIAPSLKELEPYIDWTPFFRTWDLHGKYPDILKDEIVGEQAVILFEDAQKMLADIVSENWMQAKGVYGIFPANQVNDDDIAVYDENGSELVTFLTLRQQSQKTKGAPNIALADFVCPKEAGKTDYMGAFCVTTGFGVDEKAAAFEKNHDDYNSIMVKALGDRFAEAFAEYLHEKVRKDFWGYAANEDLSNEALIKEEYKGIRPAPGYPACPDHLEKNTIWQLLDVENKTGVTLTESLAMWPASSVSGYYFGNPESKYFGLGKIKQDQVEDYAKRRNISIDEAVKWLNPNIAD; encoded by the coding sequence ATGGAAAAGAGTCAGTTTATAGAAAATAATCAGGAATTTTTATCAGGTTCTTCTGCTCCCCCTTCGGGGGCAGGGGGGGCTAGATACCTAAAACTATCGGGGCTGGAACCGTTAATCGTAACGCCCGAAAGTAATTTTATTAATGTGGGAGAACGTACCAATGTTACAGGTTCCCGAAAATTCTTGCGCCTTATAAAAGAGGAGAAGTATGAGGAAGCACTCGATGTAGCGCGTGCTCAGGTGGAAGGCGGTGCCCAGATTATTGATATTAATATGGACGAGGGCATGCTTGATGGTGTACATGCCATGACTACTTTCCTGAACCTTATAGCATCTGAGCCGGATATTGCCCGTGTACCTGTTATGATAGACAGTTCCAAATGGGAAATTATAGAGGCAGGGCTTAAGGTTACTCAGGGAAAAAGTGTAGTAAACTCCATTAGCCTTAAAGAAGGTGAAGCACTTTTTATTGAGCATGCAAAAAAAGTAAAACGCTATGGGGCAGCGGTAATTGTAATGGCTTTTGATGAGGTGGGTCAGGCTGATACCTACCAAAGGCGTATAGATATATGCAAGCGTTCCTATGATATACTGGTTAATCAGGTAAATTTCCCTCCGGAAGATATCATCTTCGACCCGAATATTTTCCCGGTAGCTACCGGTATGGAAGAACACCGTAAAAATGCCCTTGACTTTTTTAAGGCCGCCCAATGGATAAGGCAAAACCTGCCTTATGCTCACGTGAGCGGAGGAGTAAGTAACGTATCGTTCTCCTTTAGAGGTAATGATAAAGTAAGGGAAGCTATGCACTCAGCATTTTTATATCATGCTATTCAGCATGGTATGGATATGGGTATTGTTAACCCGGAAATGCTTGAGGTGTATGATGAAATAGATAAAGACCTGCTGGAGCATGTTGAAGATGTGCTTTTAGACCGCCGTGATGATGCTACCGAAAGATTATTGGCTTTTGCTGATAATGTAAAAGGAGATGTGAAATCTGTAGAAAAGCAGCTGCAGGAATGGCGTGCACTTCCGTTACAGGAAAGAATAACACATGCTCTGGTAAAAGGAGTTGACGAATTTATAGAAGCAGATGTTGAGGAAGCACGTCTAAGTGCAGTTAAGCCTATTGAGGTTATCGAGATAAATCTTATGGCTGGTATGAATGTAGTGGGCGACCTGTTTGGGAGTGGTAAGATGTTTTTACCGCAGGTAGTAAAATCGGCACGTGTAATGAAAAAAGCAGTGGCCTATCTGTTACCTTATATTGAAGAGGGTAAAGGTAAAGGAACCTCGGCTGGTAAGGTGTTAATGGCCACAGTAAAAGGAGATGTGCACGATATAGGTAAGAATATAGTATCGGTAGTGCTGGGATGCAACAATTTTGAGATTATAGATCTTGGGGTTATGGTTCCGCCCGAAAGAATTATCGAAACCGCCATAAAGGAACAGGTAGATATTATAGGGCTTAGCGGGCTGATAACACCTTCGCTTGACGAAATGGTATATCTGGCAAAAGAACTTGATAAGCTTAACATCAGTATCCCAATTATGATAGGCGGGGCTACCACATCGAGGGCACATACTGCGGTAAAGATTGCGCCTGAGTATAGGGAAACCGTTGTACATGTTAACGATGCCTCAAGGGCAGTAACCGTAGCGGGTAACCTTATTAATACAGGTACAAAAACCGAATATTCAAAAATAATAAGGAAAGAGTATGATAAACTTAGAGAGGGTTATTTAAACCGTTCGCATGATAAGGATTTCCTTTCCATAGCCGGTGCAAGGGCAAATAAGCTTCAGTTGGACTGGGGTAATTACATTGCCCATAAGCCTAAGGCTATCGGGATACATACTATAGCACCTTCATTAAAAGAACTGGAACCTTATATAGACTGGACACCGTTTTTCCGTACGTGGGATTTACATGGTAAATACCCTGATATACTAAAAGATGAAATAGTAGGGGAGCAGGCGGTGATCCTGTTTGAGGATGCCCAAAAGATGCTGGCAGATATTGTTAGTGAAAACTGGATGCAGGCCAAAGGAGTATACGGTATATTCCCTGCCAATCAGGTGAATGATGACGATATAGCCGTGTATGATGAAAACGGAAGCGAGCTGGTAACGTTTCTTACGCTAAGGCAGCAGTCGCAAAAAACAAAGGGTGCGCCAAATATAGCTTTAGCCGATTTTGTTTGTCCGAAAGAAGCAGGTAAAACCGATTATATGGGAGCCTTTTGTGTAACCACAGGTTTTGGTGTGGATGAAAAAGCTGCAGCGTTTGAAAAAAATCATGACGATTATAACTCGATAATGGTAAAAGCTCTGGGTGATCGTTTTGCGGAAGCCTTTGCAGAATATCTGCATGAAAAGGTAAGAAAGGATTTTTGGGGGTATGCCGCTAATGAGGACCTGAGCAATGAGGCACTTATAAAAGAAGAATATAAAGGTATACGTCCGGCACCGGGTTATCCGGCTTGTCCTGACCATTTAGAGAAAAACACAATCTGGCAGCTGCTGGATGTTGAAAATAAAACAGGTGTAACCTTAACCGAAAGCCTTGCCATGTGGCCGGCATCATCGGTATCAGGATATTACTTCGGTAATCCTGAAAGTAAGTACTTCGGACTTGGGAAAATAAAACAGGATCAGGTTGAGGATTATGCCAAAAGAAGAAATATAAGTATTGATGAAGCCGTAAAATGGCTTAACCCAAATATTGCAGATTAG
- the metF gene encoding methylenetetrahydrofolate reductase [NAD(P)H], with the protein MKVTEHIENANGKTLFSFEILPPLKGQNIQSIFDSIDPLMEFKPPFIDVTYHREEYTFKELPSGLLEKKVVKKRPGTVGICSAIQNKYGVDAIPHILCGGFTKEDTENFLIDLDFLGIENVVALRGDAVKSEIYFKPEKEGNEYASELVTQIVNLNKGIYLDDDLLNTSATDFCIGVAGYPEKHMEAPSLDSDIYFLKQKIKNGASYIVTQMFFDNKKFFDFVAKCRKEGITVPIIPGLKPLSTKKQLNQIPHRFKVDLPDELIMEIVKAKDNDAVRQIGIEWCIAQSKELVAAGIPVLHYYSMGKSDNIKAIGKEVF; encoded by the coding sequence ATGAAAGTAACTGAGCATATAGAAAATGCAAACGGAAAAACACTTTTCTCTTTTGAGATACTGCCTCCGCTAAAGGGGCAAAACATACAGTCTATTTTTGACAGTATAGACCCGTTAATGGAGTTTAAGCCGCCTTTTATAGATGTGACTTACCATAGGGAAGAATATACTTTTAAGGAGTTGCCCAGCGGACTGCTGGAAAAGAAAGTGGTAAAAAAGCGTCCGGGTACTGTAGGTATCTGTTCGGCTATACAAAACAAGTATGGGGTAGATGCTATTCCGCATATACTTTGTGGTGGCTTTACCAAAGAGGATACCGAGAACTTTTTAATAGATCTTGATTTCCTGGGGATAGAGAATGTTGTTGCCTTAAGGGGAGATGCCGTAAAGAGTGAAATATATTTTAAGCCCGAAAAGGAAGGAAATGAGTATGCCAGCGAACTGGTAACACAGATTGTAAACCTTAATAAGGGGATTTACCTGGATGATGATTTACTAAATACATCGGCAACAGATTTTTGTATTGGTGTGGCAGGCTATCCTGAAAAACACATGGAAGCCCCAAGCCTTGACAGCGATATTTATTTCCTGAAACAAAAGATAAAGAACGGAGCCTCTTATATAGTGACCCAGATGTTTTTTGATAATAAGAAATTCTTTGATTTTGTAGCCAAGTGCAGAAAAGAAGGAATTACTGTGCCTATTATACCGGGACTTAAGCCGCTATCAACAAAAAAACAGCTTAACCAGATACCGCACCGTTTTAAGGTAGACCTGCCGGATGAACTTATTATGGAAATAGTTAAAGCAAAAGACAACGATGCCGTTAGGCAAATAGGTATAGAATGGTGTATTGCCCAAAGTAAGGAACTGGTAGCAGCCGGCATACCGGTACTGCATTACTATTCTATGGGCAAGTCAGATAATATTAAGGCTATTGGCAAGGAAGTCTTTTAG
- the gldA gene encoding gliding motility-associated ABC transporter ATP-binding subunit GldA, producing MSIEVKDISKSYGEQKALNAVSFSVKKGEIVGFLGPNGAGKSTLMKILTTYLIADEGSASVNGHDVNNDQKAVQKSVGYLPEHNPLYLDLYVREYLAFNADVYKVSKSRIDEVILLTGLTPEAHKKIGALSKGYRQRVGLATALLHDPEVLILDEPTTGLDPNQLVEIRDLIKNIGKDKTVFLSTHIMQEVEAICDRVIIINNGEIVTDKNLNNLVKDTNQVIEVEFDIAVNEPLLQSLPNLVNAKNVQGHIWELTFGTDKDMRPVIFDFAQNNGIKTLQLSLKNRNLESVFREMTKK from the coding sequence ATGTCAATCGAGGTTAAGGATATTTCTAAAAGCTATGGCGAACAAAAAGCGCTTAATGCTGTTTCATTTTCAGTAAAAAAAGGAGAGATTGTTGGTTTTTTAGGACCTAACGGTGCCGGAAAATCTACATTAATGAAGATACTTACCACTTACCTTATTGCAGATGAAGGCAGCGCTTCTGTTAACGGGCATGATGTAAACAACGACCAGAAAGCAGTACAGAAATCTGTTGGTTACTTACCGGAGCACAATCCGCTGTACCTTGATTTGTATGTTAGGGAATACCTGGCTTTTAATGCAGATGTATATAAGGTATCCAAATCCAGAATTGACGAAGTAATACTACTTACAGGGCTTACCCCTGAGGCACATAAAAAAATAGGAGCACTTTCTAAAGGTTACCGCCAGCGTGTTGGGCTTGCTACTGCCCTGCTTCATGACCCTGAAGTACTTATTCTTGATGAACCAACCACAGGACTTGACCCCAATCAGCTTGTGGAGATACGTGACCTTATTAAAAACATAGGTAAAGACAAAACCGTATTCCTGTCTACTCACATCATGCAGGAAGTAGAGGCTATATGTGACAGGGTTATTATTATTAATAACGGAGAGATTGTTACAGATAAAAACCTCAACAACCTGGTAAAAGATACCAATCAGGTTATTGAGGTTGAATTTGATATTGCTGTTAATGAACCGCTATTGCAAAGCCTTCCAAATTTGGTAAATGCCAAAAACGTACAGGGACACATATGGGAACTTACGTTCGGTACGGATAAAGATATGCGCCCTGTAATTTTTGACTTTGCACAAAATAACGGCATTAAGACGTTACAGTTAAGCCTTAAAAACAGAAACCTTGAGTCTGTTTTCAGGGAAATGACCAAGAAGTAA
- a CDS encoding bifunctional 3-deoxy-7-phosphoheptulonate synthase/chorismate mutase type II, which translates to MENNIEVRRWLEDFNLSHPLVIAGPCSAETEEQVLDIAKQLKQSDVTIYRAGIWKPRTRPGGFEGVGAIGLKWLQKAKEETGMLMAVEVANAHHVQLALEHDIDVLWIGARTTVNPFAVQEIADALAGTDKIVLVKNPVNPDLALWIGGVERLYNAGIEKLGVIHRGFSTYEKTKYRNIPEWQLAIELHERFPNLPIICDPSHITGKRDMIQQVSQQALDLNYDGLMIETHNNPDKAWSDAAQQVTPDTLKQILKNLVVRHKSVEGDAFNDKLEKLRLRIDEYDTKLIEILGNRMRIADEIGVIKKENNVAILQNRRWKSILEKMKAGGKEESLGEEFILQLFRAIHQESINHQQNVINKEE; encoded by the coding sequence ATGGAAAACAATATTGAAGTTAGAAGGTGGCTGGAAGATTTTAATCTTTCGCACCCGTTAGTTATAGCAGGCCCCTGCAGTGCAGAAACTGAGGAGCAGGTGCTGGATATTGCAAAACAGTTAAAACAATCGGACGTTACAATATACCGTGCCGGGATATGGAAGCCACGCACCAGGCCTGGAGGTTTTGAAGGTGTAGGTGCCATAGGGCTTAAATGGCTGCAAAAGGCTAAGGAAGAAACCGGAATGCTTATGGCGGTTGAGGTGGCAAATGCCCACCATGTACAACTGGCTTTGGAACATGATATAGATGTACTTTGGATAGGTGCGCGCACCACCGTTAACCCTTTTGCGGTTCAGGAAATTGCCGATGCCCTTGCGGGTACCGATAAGATTGTTTTGGTAAAAAATCCTGTGAACCCTGATTTGGCCCTTTGGATAGGCGGAGTTGAAAGACTTTACAATGCCGGGATTGAAAAACTGGGCGTAATACACAGGGGGTTCTCTACCTATGAGAAAACCAAATACAGGAACATACCGGAATGGCAGCTTGCCATAGAACTTCATGAAAGGTTTCCGAACCTGCCCATTATCTGCGATCCTTCACACATAACTGGTAAGCGGGATATGATACAACAGGTGTCGCAACAGGCACTTGATCTTAATTATGACGGGTTGATGATTGAAACCCATAATAATCCGGATAAGGCATGGAGCGATGCTGCACAGCAGGTAACACCCGATACGCTTAAGCAGATATTAAAGAATCTTGTGGTACGCCATAAATCGGTAGAAGGAGATGCCTTTAATGATAAGCTGGAAAAACTAAGGCTTCGTATTGACGAATATGATACCAAACTGATAGAAATATTAGGTAACCGTATGCGTATTGCCGATGAGATAGGCGTTATTAAAAAAGAAAATAACGTAGCCATACTTCAAAACCGCCGTTGGAAATCCATTCTTGAAAAAATGAAGGCAGGAGGAAAGGAAGAAAGTCTGGGTGAGGAATTCATACTACAGCTTTTCAGGGCAATTCACCAGGAAAGCATCAATCATCAGCAAAACGTTATTAATAAGGAAGAATAG
- the rsgA gene encoding ribosome small subunit-dependent GTPase A, giving the protein MTGLVYKSTGSWYTVKTEEGDFYECRIKGKFRIQGIKSTNPVAVGDVVDFELDETSDDTTGTINNIQERKNYIIRKSVNLSKQVHIIASNIDALFLLVTINNPVTTTSFIDRFLVTAEAYGIEAVIVFNKIDTFNEESLDEQLYLQYIYSSIGYKCLRVSAVEDKGIEELKEMMKDKISMFSGHSGVGKSTLINKLQPSLNLKTKEISEQHSQGQHTTTFAEMFDLDFGAKIIDTPGIRGFGVVDMAKDELGDYFPEFFELKDQCKFNNCLHKNEPFCAVKEALENDEIAWSRYKSYIQMLEGEDENYRTDIYGDGRNNDNED; this is encoded by the coding sequence ATGACAGGACTTGTTTATAAATCTACCGGTAGCTGGTATACGGTAAAAACCGAAGAAGGTGATTTTTATGAATGCCGTATAAAGGGTAAATTCCGTATTCAGGGAATTAAGAGTACTAACCCCGTGGCAGTAGGTGATGTGGTGGATTTTGAACTTGATGAGACTTCGGACGATACTACAGGTACCATTAATAATATACAAGAGCGTAAAAACTATATTATCCGCAAATCGGTAAACCTGTCTAAGCAGGTTCATATTATTGCTTCTAATATAGATGCGTTATTCCTGCTGGTAACAATAAACAACCCTGTTACCACTACCAGTTTTATAGACCGTTTTTTAGTAACTGCCGAGGCCTACGGTATTGAAGCGGTTATTGTTTTTAATAAGATAGATACTTTTAATGAAGAGTCGCTGGATGAACAGTTGTACCTTCAGTACATATACAGCTCGATAGGTTATAAATGCTTAAGGGTTTCGGCCGTTGAGGATAAAGGCATAGAAGAGCTTAAAGAGATGATGAAGGATAAAATAAGCATGTTTTCGGGGCACTCGGGTGTCGGGAAATCTACCCTTATCAATAAATTACAGCCTTCATTAAACCTAAAGACCAAAGAAATTTCCGAACAGCATAGCCAGGGACAGCATACCACTACTTTTGCCGAGATGTTTGATCTTGATTTTGGGGCTAAAATCATTGATACTCCGGGAATAAGAGGGTTTGGTGTAGTGGATATGGCAAAAGATGAGCTTGGCGATTATTTTCCTGAGTTTTTTGAACTTAAAGACCAATGTAAGTTTAATAACTGCCTGCATAAAAACGAACCGTTTTGTGCCGTGAAGGAAGCACTGGAAAATGATGAAATTGCCTGGTCGCGTTATAAAAGCTATATACAGATGCTGGAAGGTGAAGACGAAAACTACAGGACAGATATTTATGGCGATGGTCGTAATAATGATAACGAAGATTAA
- the dtd gene encoding D-aminoacyl-tRNA deacylase produces the protein MRAVIQRVSEASVTIGGKKTADIKQGLLILIGIEDADTKEDVDWLCAKISKLRIFGDEDGVMNLSVTDVNGDIIVVSQFTLHAATKKGNRPSYIKAAKPDVAVSLYESFVQCLKNETGKPVQTGEFGADMKVALINDGPVTILIDTKNKE, from the coding sequence ATGAGGGCAGTAATACAGAGAGTCAGTGAAGCTTCGGTAACCATAGGAGGTAAGAAGACAGCTGATATAAAACAGGGACTTTTAATTTTGATAGGTATAGAAGATGCCGACACAAAAGAAGATGTCGACTGGCTTTGTGCCAAGATTTCCAAACTAAGGATTTTTGGTGATGAGGATGGTGTGATGAATCTGAGTGTTACCGATGTTAATGGCGATATTATTGTGGTGAGTCAGTTTACACTTCATGCTGCAACAAAAAAAGGGAATCGCCCTTCTTATATAAAAGCTGCAAAACCTGATGTTGCAGTTTCGTTATATGAAAGTTTTGTTCAATGCCTTAAAAATGAGACAGGAAAGCCTGTTCAAACAGGTGAATTTGGTGCCGATATGAAAGTAGCTTTAATAAATGACGGGCCCGTAACAATTTTAATTGACACAAAAAACAAGGAATAA
- a CDS encoding DUF3857 domain-containing protein has protein sequence MFLRKYTPLLLLFIQLSVFAQENLSISGIPDNLKEHANAVVRLSKTDVVIDSRKSMTITSKKIVTVFNETGFDDVDTYEYFDETRKIKSIEAVIYNAFGAEVKKIRKKDFKMSAVSQGAGITDTKALYLSYTPVQYPFTIVFESEVQTANTAFITPWMPVSDLYMSVEKSEFNIQYAPELGFRYKDYNFDDITLKKEESEGMLKLSCENVPAIKSEEYSPYKKIMPKVMFSLTKFHLEGVDGEASDWASFGNWYYNTLLTGTDEVPEETVAKIKTLIGDETDPIKKARVVYKYVQDKTRYVSIQLGIGGWKPMLAKDVDRLGYGDCKALSNYTRSLLKAVGVDSYCAIIYGDRRKRDISDDFVCMQGNHMVLAIPNNDELVWLECTSQIAPFGFQGDFTDDRMALIITPEKGELVRTHIYKKEENTQYVKGSYTLLDNGKITGELTRVSKGTQYDDKYMYETRSKDDLDKLYKSRYFNNINNLKLNKTEFANNREKPELTETIELEAESYGSVSGNRMMFVINAFNMSTYVPQRYRNRHNPFEIERGFLDSDEIVITLPEGYTIEALPNAVEIKEKFGEYTSVLELKDDNTLVYKRTFSLNKGLYEKSDYDLYRQFREKIARNDNAKVVLLKK, from the coding sequence ATGTTTTTAAGAAAATACACACCTTTACTTCTGCTGTTCATACAGTTATCGGTTTTTGCACAGGAAAACCTTTCTATTTCCGGGATTCCGGATAATCTAAAAGAACATGCTAATGCCGTTGTGCGCCTAAGCAAAACAGATGTTGTTATCGATTCGCGTAAGTCGATGACCATTACCAGCAAAAAAATCGTGACAGTTTTTAACGAGACCGGTTTTGATGATGTTGATACCTATGAGTATTTTGACGAAACCAGAAAAATAAAGTCTATAGAGGCTGTTATTTATAATGCTTTTGGGGCTGAGGTTAAGAAAATCAGGAAAAAAGATTTCAAAATGTCGGCTGTATCACAGGGAGCGGGAATAACCGATACAAAAGCTTTATATCTTTCTTACACTCCCGTACAATATCCTTTTACCATAGTTTTTGAGAGTGAGGTACAAACAGCCAATACTGCCTTTATAACCCCTTGGATGCCTGTGTCAGATTTGTACATGAGTGTGGAGAAATCCGAATTCAATATACAATATGCTCCGGAACTTGGGTTTAGGTATAAGGATTATAATTTTGATGATATTACATTAAAAAAAGAAGAGTCTGAAGGAATGTTGAAGCTAAGCTGCGAGAATGTTCCTGCCATAAAATCAGAAGAATATAGTCCGTATAAAAAGATTATGCCTAAGGTAATGTTCTCCTTAACAAAATTTCACTTAGAAGGTGTTGACGGAGAGGCAAGCGACTGGGCTTCTTTTGGTAACTGGTATTACAATACACTGCTTACAGGTACAGATGAGGTGCCTGAGGAAACCGTTGCTAAAATAAAAACATTAATAGGTGATGAGACCGATCCTATAAAGAAAGCAAGAGTAGTTTATAAATATGTACAGGATAAAACCCGCTATGTAAGCATACAGTTAGGTATAGGCGGATGGAAACCTATGCTGGCAAAAGATGTTGACAGATTAGGGTATGGCGACTGTAAAGCACTTTCTAATTATACAAGATCATTATTAAAGGCTGTAGGTGTGGATTCTTACTGTGCGATTATTTACGGAGACAGGAGAAAACGTGATATTTCTGATGACTTTGTGTGTATGCAGGGTAACCATATGGTACTCGCAATACCTAATAACGATGAACTGGTTTGGCTGGAATGTACCAGCCAGATTGCTCCTTTTGGATTTCAGGGTGATTTTACGGACGACAGGATGGCACTTATAATTACACCCGAAAAAGGTGAGCTTGTAAGAACCCATATTTATAAAAAAGAAGAAAATACCCAGTATGTAAAAGGGAGTTATACTTTACTTGATAATGGTAAGATTACAGGTGAGTTAACAAGGGTTTCTAAAGGAACACAATATGATGATAAGTATATGTATGAAACCAGATCTAAAGATGATTTGGATAAATTGTATAAATCACGATACTTTAATAACATTAATAATCTAAAACTTAATAAGACCGAGTTTGCCAACAATCGTGAAAAGCCTGAGCTTACCGAAACAATAGAGCTTGAGGCAGAGAGTTACGGAAGTGTGAGCGGAAACAGGATGATGTTTGTTATCAACGCTTTTAACATGAGTACTTATGTGCCGCAACGATACAGGAACAGGCATAATCCGTTTGAGATAGAACGAGGCTTTTTAGACAGCGATGAGATAGTAATTACCCTTCCTGAAGGATATACTATTGAGGCCTTGCCAAACGCTGTTGAGATAAAAGAAAAGTTTGGAGAATATACATCAGTTTTAGAATTGAAGGATGATAATACCCTTGTTTATAAAAGGACATTTTCTTTAAATAAGGGTCTTTATGAAAAATCTGATTATGATTTATACAGACAGTTTAGAGAAAAAATAGCCCGTAACGATAATGCTAAAGTAGTATTGCTTAAAAAATAA